TAAAATCTAAAAATATAGATTTCATAAAGGCTGCAGCTAATGCAGCCTTTTTTATTATATTTCAATTATAATTTATTTATCAACTTACAAATTATCAAATATGAGTAATTCCCAATTTTTAAGAAAAGTATACAAAATAAAACTAGTAATAACCGATGTTGATGGAGTTTTAACCGATGGCGGATTATATTATACTTCCGAAGGAATGGTGATGAAAAAATTTAATGTAAAAGATGGAATGGGAACGCGTTTACTAAAAGAACAAGGAATTAAATGTGCAATTATTACAACCGATACTTCAGAATTAATAAAAATAAGAGGAGAAAGAATTAAAGTTGATTATTTATTTCTTGGCATTTGGGATAAAGAAAATAAAATGAAAGAAATTTGTGAAATTGAAAATATATCGCCGGAAAATGTTGCATTTATTGGTGATGATGTAAATGATTTGGGAATTATTAGGGAAGTAGGATTTTCCGCTTGTCCTGTAGATGCAGTTGATGAAGTAAAAAATTTAGTTGATTTGGTACTTACTCGTAAAGGTGGTGATGGAGTTTTTAGAGAATTTGCTGATTTGATTATAAAAAATATTTAGAAAAATAAATTCATTAATTCAATTAGTGCATAATTTTGGTTTGAATCGCTTTTATCTCAATTACAAACAAATCTTATCTTAAAAAATAATTTTCCAACGTCAATTCAATTTAATAATTGGTGAAAAGTTAATTTAATTGTGCTTACATTCCCCCAAACTTGCCTGCGGCAGGCATGTGTGGGAATCCAGTAAGAATTCAAGAGACTTTCTTATTCACGGGAATGATATTTTAAATCCTTTAATAAACGGATTTAGAAATCTCATTTATAAAGTAATATTATTTCCAATTTCTTTCACAAAAGATAACTTTATAAATACAAACAATTTACAATTTTTAGTTAAAAAAAATATTAAGTAAATAAATGTATTTTATTATTTTATATGGATTAAGAAAAAAATATTTATTAATTTTTTTTAAGCAATAATTACTTAAATTGTAATTAATTCAAGAGGTACAAAAAATGAAAAAAATATTGTTGTTTTGTTTATTTATTTCAAATTTATTTTTTGCTCAGACGGTTATTGACGATGACAGTGATAGTATACGTGTATATAAAACAAGTTGGTATTTGGGCGGTGGTTTAAGTTATCCACGTTATATGACAATCAGTGACAAATCAATTGCATCTCACAAAAATTTTGGAGCTTATTTAACTTTAGGTTATAATCTAACGGAACATTTTGGCTTTCGATTAACTCCTTCTTATGTTTTGTTACATTCATTTTACTATGGAAATTTTGGTGGTGAAATTGATAATTACGTTAATATGGGTGCAATAAATTTAGAAGCATTGTATTCACTTCTTCCTTGCGAAATAATATCCCCTTATGTGCTGCTTGGTTACGGAATGACTTATTTCAAATCAACAAACCCTTATTTGGGTGAGATAAGAAAACCAATAAATGATGCTTGGATTGGATACCAAGCTTTATTGGGCTTAGGTGCTGAGTTTAAATTTTTTGATGATTTAAGTATAAAAGCAGAATTTGATTATATCACAGCATCAAATAATAAAATAGATGGAAATGATCATATTAATGAAGTTAAAGGAATGCTATATAGTAACGGCGATTCCTATATGAATTTAAAACTTGGAGCAGTTTGGTATTTTGACCGAGGCGAAAGATCTAGAATTTGCGAACCGTTTAGTATTAGAGAAGTAATTAGAGAAGTTCCCGTAGAAAAAATAGTTGTAGATACTGTTTATATTGATAAAGTAATTGAAAAAGCTGTAACCAAACGCGAATCATTTGTATTGGAAAATGTAAAATTCAAATTTGATAAAGACGAGCTTACAGAGGAATCAAAAGCAATTCTGAATAATGTTGCAAATACATTAAATAGATTTCCGGATGAAAAAATTGAAATTCTAGGACATACAGATAATATCGGATCAGATGAATATAATTTGGATCTTTCCGAAAGAAGAGCTAACAGCGTAAAAAATTATTTAGTTACTCGTGGAGTTGTAGCAGATAGATTATATACTGCCGGTTGCGGCGAACGTAAGCCCGTTGCTGATAATGATACAGAAATTGGCAGAGCAATAAATAGAAGAATTGAATTTAGCATATACGATGGAATTAGTAGTAAATGTCCCAAACCAGAAGAAGGTGGAATTCAACAGAACGAAAGTGAATTTGAAAAAGCTGTTCTGAACAACGAACAAGTTATAATTGAAGGAGTATTCTTCAAATTTGATAGTGACCAATTAACTCCAGAATCAGAAAACACTTTAACAAATGTTGCAAATGTTCTGCAAAAATATCCGGATGCAAATGTAGAAATTCAAGGACATACAGACAGTTTAGGAAATAATATGTACAATGAATTTCTGTCGGATAAAAGAGCAAAATCTGTTAAAAATTTCCTCGTTAAAAAAGGAATTAACGAATCAAGATTAACCACAATCGGTTACGGCGAAACTAAACCAATTGAAGATAACGGAACCTCATACGGCAGAGCAGTAAACAGAAGAATTGAATTTAATATTAAAAATTCCAGCAATATAAAAGTTCAAACTGCAAAACCGGTAAAAACTGATGCTGTTGCTGATCAATTTACAACAAAAGAAGAGAAAGAAATTGCACAAATTATTGCAAGCGGAGAAAAATTAGTATTCACAAATATTCATTTTCGAACAAACAGTGATATAATTACAAAATCATCTTTAAACATTTTGGATAATGCCGCAAATGTTTTATCTAAAATGTCTGATGTGAATGTAGAAATCCAAGGTCATACAGATAGTGACGGATCGGAAAATTATAATCAAATTCTTTCGGAAAAGCGGGCAATTGCTGTGAAAAATTATTTAGTACAAAAAGGAATAAGTGCAGATAGACTTACTACAAAAGGATTTGGTGAAACTAAACCAATATCTGATAATTCAACCAAAGAAGGTAAAGCTCAAAATAGAAGAATTGAATTCGAAATTATAAAGTAGAATTTTAAATTACTTACGAATCCCTATTTTGCTAAACAGAATAGGGATTTTTTTAAATTTTTTAACTTTCCTGATCTAAACCAACATCACAAAATTTAAGAAAATTTCTCAAAAGTGATTTGGATCACTACAATTGTATTAATTTTACACTTTAATTGTTAAAATTATTTATATTCTTGAAGTTCATACAAAAATTAGTACAATAAAAATTTTATAATTGATAAAAATTATGAAAATGAAAACTATCATAAAATTAAAAATACTTTTCATGATATTATTTTTTTCAAGCAAATGCTTTGCACAACAGCATGTTTGGGAAGATTCATGGGGAATTGGATTTGGCGGTATATATCCAAGATTTATGGGAATAACTACTCCAATGATTTCTGAAGATGAAAATTTTGGTTTCTATCTTGAATTAAATAGAAAATTTAACGAAAATCTATCAGCAAGGTTTAGACCAGCATTTATGCATATGGAATCTTCATATTATCAAAATTTAGATCATAAAATTGTTAAGACAAATTTAATTACCGGAAGTATTGATTTTACTTATAACATTTTTCCATGTTCATTTATTTCACCTTATATTTTAACCGGATTTGGATTTCAAGTTTTCAGACCTTCCGGTGCTCCATCCAAAACTATTGATAAATTTCATTTTAGATATCAATATGATTTAGGTGTTGGGCTCGAAATTTATTTAAAGGAATATTGGAAATTATTTCCGGAAATAAATTATATAACTTCTTCTCATAATTATTTAGAAGGCAATAAAGAGCGAAACGAATTAAAAGGATTATTTGGAACTAACGGTGATTCTTACATGACTTTTAACGTTGGCGTTTTGTGGTATTTTGAAACGGGAGAAAAATCTAAAATTTGTGAAAAACCGTCTGGGCTTAGTGAAATACCAAGTCGTGTTGTTGAACAAAATACTTATATTACTAATAATTTTGAAGCAGAACCAAAAGAAATTATTAAAACGGAAATTCAGCAAATTGAAAAAATTAATTTGTTCGGTGTAAATTTTGAATTTGATAAAGCTACTTTTTTACCAGAATCTTATCCAATTCTTAAACATTTGTTAACTGTTTTACAAAATCATCCAACAATGGAAATTGAAATTCATGGACACACAGATAATATCGGAACTGATCTTTACAATATTGGACTTTCACAAAGACGTGCTAATGCAGTAAAAAATTATTTGGTAGCAAATAATATTAATCCAAATAGATTAAAAACTATTGGCTTTGGAGAAAGAATTCCAATTGCTGAAAATGATACTCCCGAGGGTAGAGCATTTAACAGAAGAATTGAAGTAAAAATTATTAACACTGAAGAATTTAATACTCAACCTTCAAATCAGAAAAATATAAAAAAGGATTTAGGATTTATTAATACTCCAAACGTAAAACAGATAACACAAACTTTTAATAATGGTGAAAAATTATCATTTTCAAATATTCAATTTGAAGTTAATAGCGATATTATTACTAAACATTCTAAATCAATTCTCGATCAAGTAAAATATGTCTTAACTAAAATGTCGGATATAGACGTTGAAATTCAAGGTCATACAGATAACGATGGTGATGAATATAGTAACCAATTTCTATCCGAAAAAAGAGCACTTTCGGTTAAGAATTATTTAGTGCAAAAAGGAATTTCTGTTCATAGACTTACAACTGCGGGATTTGGTGAATCACAACCAATTGCTGATAATTCAACCAAAGAAGGAAAAGCCCAAAACAGAAGAATTGAATTCCAAATAATTAAATAAATTTTTCTTTATTAGTTTTTAAATCCCTATTTTGATTTTCAGAATAGGGATTTTTTTTAAATAAAAATTACGGAAATTATGTTAGATCGATCAATAAAACCAATACCAACCGGCAAAATACAATTTACAACTCCAAATATTGAAAAATTCTTTTTAGAAAATTCTGCTCAAGTTTATTTTAATAAAAAAGATAATCTACCCATAATTCAATTGAATTTAATTATTCCGTGCGGAAGTATTTATAATCCAAACGGCAAAGAAGGATTATCATTTTTAACATCTATGCTTCTTGATGAAGGCGCAGATAATCTATCTGGATTTGAAATTTCAGATAAGCTTGAATTAATGGGATCAATTTTAAATATAAATTCCAACAAAGAGTTTACAACAATTTCACTTTTATGTTTAAAAGAAAAGTTTGAAAATTCTTTAGAGATTTTATCTAAGATAATTTTACATCCTAATTTTAACGATGATGATTTTGAAAGACAAAAATTAAAATTGGTTACAAAAAATATTCAGCTTGAAGATGATCCATCTTATGTTGCATCAAATATTTTTAATAAGAAAATTTTTAAAAATACAAATTATCAATTTCCTTCAAGCGGAATTAATTCTTCAATTGAATCAATTACAAATTCAGATATAAAGAATTTTCATTCGGAAACTTATTTGCCAATCGGCTCTTTCTTTGTAATAGTTGGAAATATTGAAAAAAGTAATGTTGCAAATCTTTTGAATAAATATTTTGAAGGATGGAAAAATCAAAATAGAGTAAATCACAATTTTGAAAAAATTATTTTTGATAAAAAAATAATTGCAATTAATAAACCGGAAGCTGTTCAAAGCGAATTACGAATTGGTCATTTTTCTAAAGGAAGAAACTCTGATGATTTTTATTCGAGATCACTTTTAAATTCAATTTTGGGCGGACAATTTTCAAGCAGAATAAATTTAAATTTACGTGAAGCAAAAGGTTTTACTTACGGCGCAAATTCAAATTATAATTACAATTCATTAGGAAGCACTTTTTCCGTTTCAACTTCAGTCAAATCAGAAAATACTGGAGATTCAATAAAAGAAATTCTATTCGAACTAAATGAAATAAAAAATATAATTCATCAACATGAAATTGATTTTGCTAAATCTTATTTAGTGCGAAGATTTCCTTCAATGTTTGAAACTTATTCCCAAATTGCATCAAACATATCGTTGCTTCCGCTATATAATTTGCCGCAAAATTATTTTGATACTTATATTCGAAAATTAAGCGAAGTAGAATTAAATGATGTTTTGAAAGCTGCCAAGGAAAATATTGATTTTGATAAGCTATTAATTGTTGTTGTTGGAAATCTAAAATTGATTGAAGAACAGATTGCACAATTTGATGAATTTGAGATTGAAAAATATTAATTGCAATAAGCAACAAGTAGATGGGAGTTTTCTAAAGAAGTAAAGAATTGGAAATTTATAGAAGCCAAGAAGGATTTACAATTTTGTTTCCCCTTTTCTGAATATTTGTAAGCTCATCTTGTATTAAATGCCAATCTTCAACATTTATTCTAAAAACTTTTGCCTCACCGGATTTCAATTTAGAAATGTGGAATCTTAAAAGTGAATTTATATCACTTTCATTTTCACCTTTTATATACGTAAATTTATTTGATAACAAAATTCTTCGATTACGTTCTTTAAATTTTTCTGCTAAATAATTTTGAATTGATTTTGCAAGTTCACTTTTATTTTCATCAATAAAAAATATGTGAGGCGAATTAAAAGATGCAATAATTTTTTTGGAATTACTTTTTAATTCATCTAATTTCATATCATCAGAAAGTTCAAAATCAATTTCGTCCGAATTATCATCAAGCTCAATAAAATACTCTTTTTTCCCTTCTTTAAGAATTTCTGCAATGGATGTTGAATTGCTTTCAAGCGGAAGAACTGTTCCAAAATGCAATGGATTTTTTATTAATTCACTCAATTCATTTTCGTCCAAATCTTCAACTTGATAAAGTAAAAATGAAATGTTTGAAAACTCTCTAATTATATTTTCATCATGTTTAAAGTCTGCGATTAATTTTATAGAGTTTCCGGATTCTATAATTAAATTTGTTAATCCATTAATTTTTTCTTCCGAAGAACTAATAATCACTGGTTTTTTAGAAAATTCAATATTAATATCTTTAATAATTTGTGCAATTGGAACATCATTTGGCAAATTAATTATTAGACTATTTTTAAGTGAATCACTTTTCCCTTTTTGAATTTTTCCTTTCTTAATCCAATTTTCATCAATTCCATAATCTGATAAAACTTTTAAAAATTTTTCATCAATTACTTTTTTACTTAAATATGCAGATTGATTATTTGGTAGACTTATATGTAGAAATCCCAATACGACATTTAATAAAAGCAGAATTGCAACAATAGCAGTAAGTATGTAAATTAATTTTCTTTTGTTAAACATCTTTCTTTGGAAAAATTTATATTATTCGTTAATAAAGTTTGGTGCACGCTTTTCTAAAAATGCAGTAGTTCCTTCTTTGAAATCTTTTGTTCCGCAGCATTTAGAAAATTGCTCAGCTTCAAAAATTAATCCTTCTTGTAGATTTGTATTATTTGTCGCGAGAATTGAATTAAGTGCAGCATTTATTATTGGTTGACTTTTACTTGCAATTTTTTTTGCAATAATTTTAGCTTCGGTTAATAAATCTTCAGGAGCTGTAATTTTATTTATTAAACCAATTCTTAATGCTTCTTCAGCATCAAATAAATCTCCGGTTAAAATATATTCTGCAGCAACGCCAGTATTAACTAACCTAGTAAATCTTTGGGTTCCGCCGTAACCCGGAATTATTCCTAAATTAACTTCCGGTTGACCAAATTTTGCCCGACTGCTTGAAATTCTAATATGACAAGCTAACGCAAGCTCACAGCCGCCGCCTAATGTAAATCCATTTATTGCAGCAATTACGGGCTTTCCGCAATTTTCTATTTTATTGAAAACTTTTTGCCCTTTTAACGAAAATTGTTTTCCGGTTTCTTCATTGCAATTTTGTAATTCCTTAATATCTGCGCCGGCAACAAAAGATTTATCTCCGGTTCCGGTTATAATTATTACTTTTGAATTATTATTTTTTATTTCCGAAAATAATAAATCTAATTCTTCCAATAACTCACTATTTAATGCATTTAATTTTTCCGGACGATTTATTTGAATAATTACAATATCATCTTCAGCATTAACAATTAAATTTCTAAATTCCATTTTCTTATCCTTATAAAGTTGCTGCAACCGGAATTGTAATTCTTAAATCAAGTGAAAAAAATTGATATTCATGCAAATAAGTATAACTTGCAAAAACATCCATTAGAAAAAATGACAACCCGCCGCCTGCATGAAATCCAAATTTTGAAATATTCTCTAATACATTTGGTTTTCCTAAATCAATTTTATATTGATGAAATTCATTTATATAAGCATAAGTGAATCCAGCTTCAGCAAACGGCATAAGTAAAATCATATCATCAACGATTGGCGCAAAAAAATATTTTGCACCAAAATCGGCACCAAATAAACTTGAGCTTAAAGTTGAATGATCTGTATTTTGATAAAATTTATAATTCCCGGAATGTGATTGATAACCAAATTTTCCATAAAGAAATACCGG
The nucleotide sequence above comes from Ignavibacteriota bacterium. Encoded proteins:
- a CDS encoding HAD hydrolase family protein — encoded protein: MSNSQFLRKVYKIKLVITDVDGVLTDGGLYYTSEGMVMKKFNVKDGMGTRLLKEQGIKCAIITTDTSELIKIRGERIKVDYLFLGIWDKENKMKEICEIENISPENVAFIGDDVNDLGIIREVGFSACPVDAVDEVKNLVDLVLTRKGGDGVFREFADLIIKNI
- a CDS encoding OmpA family protein gives rise to the protein MKKILLFCLFISNLFFAQTVIDDDSDSIRVYKTSWYLGGGLSYPRYMTISDKSIASHKNFGAYLTLGYNLTEHFGFRLTPSYVLLHSFYYGNFGGEIDNYVNMGAINLEALYSLLPCEIISPYVLLGYGMTYFKSTNPYLGEIRKPINDAWIGYQALLGLGAEFKFFDDLSIKAEFDYITASNNKIDGNDHINEVKGMLYSNGDSYMNLKLGAVWYFDRGERSRICEPFSIREVIREVPVEKIVVDTVYIDKVIEKAVTKRESFVLENVKFKFDKDELTEESKAILNNVANTLNRFPDEKIEILGHTDNIGSDEYNLDLSERRANSVKNYLVTRGVVADRLYTAGCGERKPVADNDTEIGRAINRRIEFSIYDGISSKCPKPEEGGIQQNESEFEKAVLNNEQVIIEGVFFKFDSDQLTPESENTLTNVANVLQKYPDANVEIQGHTDSLGNNMYNEFLSDKRAKSVKNFLVKKGINESRLTTIGYGETKPIEDNGTSYGRAVNRRIEFNIKNSSNIKVQTAKPVKTDAVADQFTTKEEKEIAQIIASGEKLVFTNIHFRTNSDIITKSSLNILDNAANVLSKMSDVNVEIQGHTDSDGSENYNQILSEKRAIAVKNYLVQKGISADRLTTKGFGETKPISDNSTKEGKAQNRRIEFEIIK
- a CDS encoding OmpA family protein; the protein is MKMKTIIKLKILFMILFFSSKCFAQQHVWEDSWGIGFGGIYPRFMGITTPMISEDENFGFYLELNRKFNENLSARFRPAFMHMESSYYQNLDHKIVKTNLITGSIDFTYNIFPCSFISPYILTGFGFQVFRPSGAPSKTIDKFHFRYQYDLGVGLEIYLKEYWKLFPEINYITSSHNYLEGNKERNELKGLFGTNGDSYMTFNVGVLWYFETGEKSKICEKPSGLSEIPSRVVEQNTYITNNFEAEPKEIIKTEIQQIEKINLFGVNFEFDKATFLPESYPILKHLLTVLQNHPTMEIEIHGHTDNIGTDLYNIGLSQRRANAVKNYLVANNINPNRLKTIGFGERIPIAENDTPEGRAFNRRIEVKIINTEEFNTQPSNQKNIKKDLGFINTPNVKQITQTFNNGEKLSFSNIQFEVNSDIITKHSKSILDQVKYVLTKMSDIDVEIQGHTDNDGDEYSNQFLSEKRALSVKNYLVQKGISVHRLTTAGFGESQPIADNSTKEGKAQNRRIEFQIIK
- a CDS encoding insulinase family protein, producing MLDRSIKPIPTGKIQFTTPNIEKFFLENSAQVYFNKKDNLPIIQLNLIIPCGSIYNPNGKEGLSFLTSMLLDEGADNLSGFEISDKLELMGSILNINSNKEFTTISLLCLKEKFENSLEILSKIILHPNFNDDDFERQKLKLVTKNIQLEDDPSYVASNIFNKKIFKNTNYQFPSSGINSSIESITNSDIKNFHSETYLPIGSFFVIVGNIEKSNVANLLNKYFEGWKNQNRVNHNFEKIIFDKKIIAINKPEAVQSELRIGHFSKGRNSDDFYSRSLLNSILGGQFSSRINLNLREAKGFTYGANSNYNYNSLGSTFSVSTSVKSENTGDSIKEILFELNEIKNIIHQHEIDFAKSYLVRRFPSMFETYSQIASNISLLPLYNLPQNYFDTYIRKLSEVELNDVLKAAKENIDFDKLLIVVVGNLKLIEEQIAQFDEFEIEKY
- a CDS encoding enoyl-CoA hydratase/isomerase family protein; translated protein: MEFRNLIVNAEDDIVIIQINRPEKLNALNSELLEELDLLFSEIKNNNSKVIIITGTGDKSFVAGADIKELQNCNEETGKQFSLKGQKVFNKIENCGKPVIAAINGFTLGGGCELALACHIRISSSRAKFGQPEVNLGIIPGYGGTQRFTRLVNTGVAAEYILTGDLFDAEEALRIGLINKITAPEDLLTEAKIIAKKIASKSQPIINAALNSILATNNTNLQEGLIFEAEQFSKCCGTKDFKEGTTAFLEKRAPNFINE